A stretch of the uncultured Bacteroides sp. genome encodes the following:
- a CDS encoding polyprenyl synthetase family protein: MDKLSQIKSPVISDLEQFKELFNSSLDNSNPLLQEVLSHIKQRGGKMMRPILVLLIARLLGKVSQSTLHSAVSLELLHTASLVHDDVVDESSERRGQASVNALYNNKVSILVGDYLLATCLFQAAYSGNNEIIKVVSRLGQDLSEGELLQLTNVSNTEITESVYFDVIRKKTAALFAACTHTAALAAGVSPETVEFAHLFGEYIGICFQIKDDIFDYYEDTEVGKPTGNDMREGKLTLPAIFAINTAESEEGKELAVKIKSGGATDDEIKRLIDFSKENGGIEYATKVMFEYHAKALQLLEDFPDSDIKQSLVSYLDYVVDRKK; encoded by the coding sequence ATGGACAAATTATCTCAGATTAAGTCTCCTGTTATTTCAGATCTGGAGCAATTTAAAGAGCTCTTTAATAGTTCATTGGATAATTCAAACCCGCTGTTACAAGAGGTTCTTTCTCATATTAAGCAACGGGGAGGGAAGATGATGCGTCCTATTTTAGTGCTTCTTATTGCCCGTTTATTGGGAAAGGTTTCTCAGTCTACACTGCACTCTGCTGTATCTTTGGAGCTACTTCACACAGCCAGTTTGGTGCATGATGATGTGGTTGATGAAAGCTCGGAGCGCCGTGGACAAGCCTCTGTGAATGCTTTATATAACAATAAAGTGTCTATTTTGGTGGGCGATTATTTACTTGCTACGTGTCTTTTTCAAGCTGCTTATTCAGGTAATAATGAGATTATAAAGGTTGTTTCGCGTTTAGGACAGGACTTGTCTGAAGGAGAGCTTTTACAGCTTACCAATGTTAGTAATACTGAGATTACTGAGTCTGTGTACTTTGATGTTATCCGGAAAAAGACCGCTGCTTTGTTTGCTGCCTGCACTCATACCGCTGCATTAGCTGCAGGAGTTTCTCCAGAAACTGTAGAATTTGCCCATCTATTTGGTGAATATATTGGTATTTGCTTTCAGATTAAAGACGATATTTTTGATTATTACGAAGACACTGAGGTAGGCAAACCCACCGGAAATGATATGCGCGAAGGCAAATTAACGCTTCCTGCAATTTTTGCTATAAATACGGCTGAAAGCGAAGAAGGGAAGGAGCTTGCAGTGAAGATTAAATCGGGTGGTGCAACTGATGATGAGATAAAGCGCCTGATAGATTTCTCAAAGGAAAACGGAGGTATAGAATATGCTACTAAAGTGATGTTTGAATACCATGCAAAGGCGCTTCAATTACTCGAGGATTTTCCTGATTCAGACATTAAGCAATCACTCGTTTCCTATTTGGATTACGTGGTTGACCGAAAGAAATAA
- a CDS encoding nucleotide pyrophosphohydrolase, translated as MTLEEAQKEVDSWIKTYGVRYFSELTNMAILTEEVGELARVIARKYGDQSFKEGEECNLADEMTDVLWVLLCLANQTGVDLTEAFKKNLEKKTKRDNERHINNPKLTSNGK; from the coding sequence ATGACTCTGGAAGAAGCACAAAAAGAGGTCGATAGCTGGATAAAAACATACGGAGTGCGCTACTTTAGCGAGTTGACCAACATGGCAATTCTAACCGAAGAGGTGGGTGAACTAGCGCGGGTCATTGCCAGGAAATACGGAGATCAGTCTTTTAAAGAGGGGGAAGAATGCAACCTGGCCGATGAAATGACGGATGTACTTTGGGTACTTCTTTGTCTGGCAAACCAAACTGGCGTAGACCTTACAGAAGCTTTTAAAAAGAACCTCGAAAAGAAAACAAAAAGAGATAACGAAAGACATATAAACAATCCTAAACTGACAAGTAATGGAAAATAG
- the deoC gene encoding deoxyribose-phosphate aldolase — protein sequence MENSEEQRTKYEIALGKYNTDINDDDIKAKVAAIIEKRVPENNTEDVKKFLFHCIDLTTLNTTDNEESVMKFTEKVNKFADEYGDIDNVAAICVYPNMAQVVSDTLEADNVKIAAVSAGFPSSQTFIEVKIAETAMALMEGANEIDIVISVGKFLSGDYETMCDEIQEIKDTCKENHLKVILETGALGSASNIKKASILSIYAGADFIKTSTGKQQPAATPEAAYVMCQAIKEYYEETGNKIGFKPAGGLNTVNDALVYYSIVKEVLGKEWLTNELFRLGTSRLANLLLSDIKGEDIKFF from the coding sequence ATGGAAAATAGCGAAGAACAAAGAACTAAGTATGAAATAGCTTTAGGCAAGTATAATACTGACATTAACGACGATGATATTAAGGCAAAAGTTGCTGCAATAATCGAAAAAAGAGTGCCTGAAAACAACACTGAAGACGTAAAGAAATTCCTTTTTCACTGCATTGATCTGACTACACTTAACACTACAGACAATGAAGAAAGCGTGATGAAATTCACTGAGAAAGTCAATAAGTTTGCTGATGAATACGGAGACATTGACAATGTTGCCGCCATCTGTGTGTACCCTAATATGGCACAAGTTGTGAGCGACACTTTAGAAGCTGACAACGTTAAGATAGCTGCCGTAAGCGCAGGCTTTCCTTCTTCACAAACCTTTATTGAAGTTAAGATTGCCGAGACCGCAATGGCTTTGATGGAAGGCGCAAATGAGATTGATATTGTTATTTCTGTTGGTAAATTCCTCAGCGGTGACTATGAAACAATGTGCGACGAAATTCAGGAAATAAAGGATACTTGCAAGGAAAATCACCTGAAAGTTATTCTTGAAACCGGAGCGCTGGGCAGTGCTTCCAATATCAAAAAGGCCTCTATCTTATCCATCTATGCAGGTGCCGATTTCATTAAAACATCCACCGGCAAACAACAACCTGCCGCAACGCCAGAGGCTGCTTATGTAATGTGTCAAGCTATCAAGGAATACTACGAAGAAACAGGCAACAAAATAGGTTTTAAGCCTGCTGGAGGCCTTAATACCGTAAATGATGCCCTTGTATATTACAGCATCGTTAAAGAAGTTCTGGGCAAAGAATGGCTAACTAATGAGCTCTTCCGTTTAGGAACAAGCCGCCTTGCCAATCTACTGTTATCCGATATCAAAGGAGAAGATATAAAGTTCTTCTAA
- the polA gene encoding DNA polymerase I gives MNQKDKLFLLDAYALIYRAYYAFIKSPRINSKGFNTSAILGFVNTLEELLKKENPTHIGVAFDPSGPTFRHEAYEKYKAQREETPEAIRLSVPIIKDIIRAYRIPILEVSGYEADDVIGTLATEAGKQGITTYMMTPDKDYGQLVSDNVFMYRPKYGDKEFEVLGVEQVKAKYDISSPAQVIDMLGLMGDASDNIPGCPGVGEKTALKLIAEFGSIENLLEHTEQLKGALKTKVETNKEMITFSKFLATIKIDVPIELKMDELVREEPNEEELRKIFEDLEFRNLMERIFKTEKKQVKVIPQQGDLFAIFTPDGQVEEKYSNLTGLETLDYDYQLIDNEEKRRIFIQNMMTHNIISLDTETTGTDPISAELVGMSFSVAENQAYYIPVPPQREEALKIVNELRPVFENEKSLKVGQNIKYDMLVLQNYGIEVKGKLFDTMVAHYVLQPELRHGMDYLAEIYLNYQTIHIDELIGAKGKNQLNMRDLSPEKVYKYACEDADVTLKLKNILEKELKENGIEDLFYNIEMPLVLLAYIERNGMKLDLEALKQTSEDFTARMNEIEKDIFSLAGMEFNISSPKQVGEVLFEKLKVVEKAKKTKTGQYSTSEDVLESLRTKHPVVEKILEYRGLKKLLSTYIDSLPQLINPQSGKIHTSFNQTVTATGRLSSSNPNLQNIPIRDEDGKEIRKAFIPDEGCTFFSADYSQIELRIMAHLSEDKNMIDAFLSGYDIHAATAAKVYKIDISEVTKDMRRKAKTANFGIIYGISVFGLAERMAVDRKEAKELIDGYFETYPKVKEYMDKSIEVAKKNGYVETIFHRKRYLQDINSRNAVVRGYAERNAINAPIQGSAADIIKVAMVNIYNRFKKENVQAKMILQVHDELNFSVPFNEKELVEKIVIEEMERAYKMHVPLKADCGWGKNWLEAH, from the coding sequence ATGAATCAGAAAGACAAATTGTTCCTTTTAGACGCTTATGCACTCATATACAGAGCATATTACGCATTTATTAAAAGCCCAAGAATTAACTCAAAAGGCTTTAATACATCCGCAATATTAGGCTTTGTAAATACACTTGAGGAGCTGTTGAAAAAGGAAAATCCCACACATATTGGAGTCGCTTTTGACCCTTCCGGACCAACTTTCAGACACGAAGCTTACGAGAAATATAAAGCCCAACGCGAAGAAACGCCTGAGGCTATTCGTCTTTCCGTACCAATTATAAAGGACATTATTCGTGCATACCGCATACCTATTCTTGAGGTTTCAGGTTACGAAGCCGATGATGTAATTGGCACCCTTGCCACTGAAGCCGGCAAACAAGGAATCACAACTTACATGATGACTCCCGATAAAGATTACGGACAGTTGGTAAGTGATAATGTTTTTATGTACCGCCCCAAATACGGAGACAAAGAATTCGAAGTTTTGGGAGTGGAACAGGTGAAAGCTAAATATGACATCTCCTCCCCTGCTCAGGTTATTGACATGCTTGGTCTCATGGGTGATGCTTCGGATAACATTCCTGGCTGTCCGGGTGTAGGAGAAAAAACAGCTCTAAAATTAATTGCCGAATTTGGCAGTATAGAAAATTTGCTTGAGCATACCGAGCAATTGAAAGGTGCACTGAAAACAAAAGTGGAAACCAACAAGGAGATGATCACTTTCTCAAAATTTTTGGCGACCATCAAAATTGATGTTCCTATTGAATTGAAAATGGATGAACTTGTTCGTGAAGAACCGAACGAGGAAGAACTGAGGAAAATTTTCGAAGATTTGGAATTTCGTAACTTGATGGAGCGAATTTTTAAAACGGAGAAAAAACAGGTAAAAGTGATTCCTCAGCAAGGCGATCTCTTTGCAATTTTCACGCCCGATGGACAAGTTGAGGAAAAATACTCAAATCTCACAGGGTTAGAAACACTTGATTATGACTACCAACTGATTGATAATGAAGAAAAAAGGCGTATTTTTATTCAAAATATGATGACACACAACATCATCAGTCTAGACACGGAAACCACCGGAACCGATCCAATCAGTGCAGAATTGGTGGGGATGAGCTTCAGCGTGGCCGAAAACCAGGCGTATTACATTCCGGTGCCTCCCCAACGAGAGGAAGCACTAAAAATTGTTAATGAATTACGCCCAGTCTTTGAAAATGAGAAATCACTCAAGGTTGGCCAAAATATCAAGTACGATATGCTGGTTCTCCAAAATTATGGCATCGAAGTAAAAGGAAAACTTTTCGATACCATGGTGGCGCACTACGTTCTTCAACCCGAGCTTAGGCACGGGATGGATTACCTTGCCGAGATTTACCTCAACTACCAAACAATTCACATTGATGAGCTAATTGGTGCAAAAGGAAAAAATCAACTTAACATGCGCGACCTCTCCCCCGAGAAAGTTTACAAGTATGCTTGTGAAGATGCCGATGTTACTCTGAAGCTGAAAAATATTCTTGAGAAGGAATTAAAAGAAAATGGTATTGAAGATTTGTTCTATAATATAGAGATGCCGCTTGTTCTTCTTGCTTACATTGAACGAAATGGAATGAAGTTAGATCTCGAAGCACTTAAACAAACATCTGAGGATTTCACTGCCAGAATGAACGAAATAGAGAAAGACATTTTCTCATTGGCCGGCATGGAATTCAATATCAGTTCACCAAAACAAGTGGGCGAAGTACTCTTCGAAAAACTGAAGGTGGTGGAAAAGGCGAAGAAAACCAAAACAGGGCAGTACTCTACTTCGGAAGATGTACTTGAAAGCTTACGCACTAAACACCCTGTTGTTGAAAAAATTCTGGAATATCGCGGATTAAAAAAGCTGTTGAGCACTTACATTGACTCGCTTCCTCAACTGATAAATCCTCAGTCGGGAAAGATACATACATCATTTAACCAGACAGTTACTGCAACCGGCCGACTAAGTTCCAGCAATCCAAACTTGCAGAACATACCAATCCGCGATGAAGACGGAAAAGAGATTCGTAAAGCATTTATTCCGGATGAAGGATGCACCTTCTTCTCTGCCGATTACTCCCAGATTGAACTGAGAATTATGGCTCATCTAAGTGAGGACAAAAACATGATAGATGCCTTTCTTTCCGGCTATGATATTCATGCGGCAACCGCTGCAAAGGTCTATAAGATAGATATTTCTGAGGTAACAAAGGATATGCGCCGCAAAGCAAAAACGGCAAACTTTGGTATCATATACGGGATATCAGTATTCGGACTGGCGGAAAGAATGGCGGTAGACAGGAAAGAAGCCAAAGAGCTGATTGATGGTTACTTTGAGACCTACCCAAAAGTAAAAGAATACATGGATAAAAGTATTGAAGTAGCCAAAAAGAATGGTTATGTTGAGACTATATTCCATAGAAAAAGATACCTTCAAGATATCAATTCAAGGAATGCAGTTGTCCGTGGATATGCCGAGAGAAATGCAATCAATGCTCCTATTCAGGGAAGCGCTGCCGATATTATCAAGGTTGCAATGGTAAATA